The Raphanus sativus cultivar WK10039 chromosome 2, ASM80110v3, whole genome shotgun sequence genome includes a region encoding these proteins:
- the LOC108843140 gene encoding N-(5'-phosphoribosyl)anthranilate isomerase 1, chloroplastic isoform X1, whose translation MISTGISTDLSFNPRSLTSSITFKSGLSNRKMSFSRVGYAAQKGRFSCSLSNAENVAASKDDERGKDGALVKMCGITSARDAAMAVEAGADLIGMIIWPHSKRSVSLSVAKDISRVAREGGAKPVGVFVEDDESTVLRAADAADLELVQLHGNGSRAAFSGLVRERRVIYVLNASEDGKLLNEVPEDCHLADWILVDSATGGSGKGFNWAQFKLPSTRSRYGWLLAGGINPTNVSEALSILHPDGIDVSSGICGPDGIQKDQSKISSFITAVRSVQY comes from the exons ATGATCTCGACAG GAATATCTACAGATCTCAGCTTCAATCCTAGATCTCTGACTTCCTCTATTACCTTCAAATCCG GTTTAAGCAATCGAAAGATGTCTTTTTCGAGGGTTGGGTATGCTGCTCAGAAGGGGAGGTTTAGCTGCAGTTTATCCAACGCAGAGAACGTAGCAGCTTCTAAGGACGATGAGAGAGGAAAGGATGGAGCTTTGGTCAAGATGTGCGGTATCACGTCGGCTCGAGACGCTGCTATGGCGGTTGAAGCTGGTGCTGATTTAATCGGGATGATCATTTGGCCGCATTCGAAACGTTCCGTTTCTCTTTCTGTTGCCAAGGATATCTCCAGAGTGGCGAGAGAAGGTGGGGCTAAACCCGTTGGTGTTTTTGTTGAGGATGATGAGAGCACGGTACTGAGGGCAGCTGATGCTGCAGACCTTGAACTTGTCCAG CTTCATGGTAATGGTTCGCGTGCAGCTTTCTCGGGATTAGTGCGTGAAAGGAGAGTTATATATGTCCTTAATGCAAGTGAGGATGGAAAGCTCCTCAATGAAGTTCCTGAGGATTGTCATCTCGCTGATTGGATTCTCGTGGATAGTGCAACGGGTGGGAG TGGAAAAGGATTTAACTGGGCTCAGTTCAAGTTACCCTCCACCAGAAGCAGATATGGTTGGCTCTTAGCTGGAGGAATCAATCCCACAAACGTTTCAGAAGCTCTTTCTATCCTTCACCCTGATGGAATTGATGTAAGCAGCGGTATTTGCGGTCCAGACGGCATCCAGAAGGATCAGTCTAAGATAAGTTCCTTCATTACTGCTGTTCGCTCTGTGCAGTATTAG
- the LOC108843140 gene encoding N-(5'-phosphoribosyl)anthranilate isomerase 1, chloroplastic isoform X2, whose protein sequence is MISTDLSFNPRSLTSSITFKSGLSNRKMSFSRVGYAAQKGRFSCSLSNAENVAASKDDERGKDGALVKMCGITSARDAAMAVEAGADLIGMIIWPHSKRSVSLSVAKDISRVAREGGAKPVGVFVEDDESTVLRAADAADLELVQLHGNGSRAAFSGLVRERRVIYVLNASEDGKLLNEVPEDCHLADWILVDSATGGSGKGFNWAQFKLPSTRSRYGWLLAGGINPTNVSEALSILHPDGIDVSSGICGPDGIQKDQSKISSFITAVRSVQY, encoded by the exons ATGATCTCGACAG ATCTCAGCTTCAATCCTAGATCTCTGACTTCCTCTATTACCTTCAAATCCG GTTTAAGCAATCGAAAGATGTCTTTTTCGAGGGTTGGGTATGCTGCTCAGAAGGGGAGGTTTAGCTGCAGTTTATCCAACGCAGAGAACGTAGCAGCTTCTAAGGACGATGAGAGAGGAAAGGATGGAGCTTTGGTCAAGATGTGCGGTATCACGTCGGCTCGAGACGCTGCTATGGCGGTTGAAGCTGGTGCTGATTTAATCGGGATGATCATTTGGCCGCATTCGAAACGTTCCGTTTCTCTTTCTGTTGCCAAGGATATCTCCAGAGTGGCGAGAGAAGGTGGGGCTAAACCCGTTGGTGTTTTTGTTGAGGATGATGAGAGCACGGTACTGAGGGCAGCTGATGCTGCAGACCTTGAACTTGTCCAG CTTCATGGTAATGGTTCGCGTGCAGCTTTCTCGGGATTAGTGCGTGAAAGGAGAGTTATATATGTCCTTAATGCAAGTGAGGATGGAAAGCTCCTCAATGAAGTTCCTGAGGATTGTCATCTCGCTGATTGGATTCTCGTGGATAGTGCAACGGGTGGGAG TGGAAAAGGATTTAACTGGGCTCAGTTCAAGTTACCCTCCACCAGAAGCAGATATGGTTGGCTCTTAGCTGGAGGAATCAATCCCACAAACGTTTCAGAAGCTCTTTCTATCCTTCACCCTGATGGAATTGATGTAAGCAGCGGTATTTGCGGTCCAGACGGCATCCAGAAGGATCAGTCTAAGATAAGTTCCTTCATTACTGCTGTTCGCTCTGTGCAGTATTAG